A region from the Lolium perenne isolate Kyuss_39 chromosome 4, Kyuss_2.0, whole genome shotgun sequence genome encodes:
- the LOC127296136 gene encoding coronatine-insensitive protein homolog 2, whose protein sequence is MSGHLGRAMSFGIPDLALGLVLNYVDDPWDRDAISLVCRHWNRFDAQSRKHVTIAMAYSTTPARLLRRFPCLESLKLKAKPRAAMFNLIPEDWGGSATPWIRELSASFSCLKVLHLRRMIVSDDDLAVLVRAKAHMLVSLKLDRCSGFSTLSLALIARSCKKLDTLLLEESIIAEKENDEWLRELATSNTVLETLNFFLTDIYASPEYLALLVRNCRRLKILKISECSMPQLIDLFRTTETLQEFAGGSFEDYPDQGGQSRNYNNYYFPPSIQRLSFNYMGTNEMQILFPYCAALKKLDLTFTFLTTEDHCRLVQRCPNLEVLEVRDVIGDRGLEVVAQTCKKLQRLRVERGDDDQGGLEDEHGRVTHVGLMAVAEGCPDLQYWAVHVSDITNAALQAIGTYSKNLNDFRLVLLDRQPQITEMPLDNGVRALLSGCTKLQRFAFYVRPGALSDVGLSYVGELSKTIRYMLLGNVGSSDDGLLAFARGCPSLQKLELRSCCFSERAIALAALQLKSLRYLWVQGYLASPTGGELMAMVRPFWNIEFIAAPSQSQPGQAQILAYYSLAGARTDLPPSVIPLHPSV, encoded by the exons ATGTCCGGCCACCTGGGGAGGGCCATGAGCTTCGGGATCCCGGACCTGGCCCTCGGGCTGGTGCTCAACTACGTCGACGACCCCTGGGACCGCGACGCCATCTCGCTCGTCTGCCGCCACTGGAACAGGTTCGACGCGCAGAGCCGCAAGCACGTCACCATCGCCATGGCCTACTCCACCACGCCcgcccgcctcctccgccgcttccCCTGCCTCGAGTCGCTCAAGCTCAAGGCCAAGCCCCGGGCCGCCATGTTCAACCTCATCCCCGAGGACTGGGGCGGCTCCGCCACGCCATGGATCCGCGAGCTCTCCGCCTCCTTCAGCTGCCTCAAGGTGCTGCACCTACGCAGGATGATCGTCTCCGACGACGACCTCGCCGTGCTCGTGCGCGCCAAGGCCCACATGCTCGTCTCGCTCAAGCTCGACCGATGCTCCGGCTTCTCCACGCTCTCCCTCGCCCTCATCGCGCGCTCCTGCAA GAAACTGGATACATtacttcttgaggaaagcataattgctgagaaagaaaatgatgaatggcttcgtgagcttgCTACCAGCAATACTGTCCTTGAGACGCTGAATTTCTTCTTGACAGATATCTACGCATCCCCTGAATATCTTGCCCTCCTTGTGCGCAATTGCCGAAGGCTGAAAATTCTGAAGATTAGCGAGTGTTCCATGCCTCAACTGATCGATTTGTTCCGTACAACAGAAACACTACAAGAATTTGCTGGGGGTTCCTTTGAGGACTATCCGGATCAAGGCGGGCAGAGTAGAAATTACAATAACTACTATTTCCCTCCTTCGATACAGCGCTTGAGTTTTAACTACATGGGAACAAATGAGATGCAGATACTATTTCCATATTGCGCTGCACTCAAGAAATTAGACCTTACGTTTACATTCCTTACCACAGAGGATCACTGTCGGTTAGTCCAGCGCTGTCCAAATCTTGAAGTTCTGGAG GTGAGAGATGTGATAGGAGATCGAGGATTAGAAGTTGTTGCACAGACCTGCAAGAAATTACAGAGACTCAGAGTAGAGAGAGGAGATGATGACCAAGGAGGTCTTGAGGACGAACATGGTAGAGTCACACATGTGGGATTGATGGCTGTAGCTGAAGGCTGCCCTGATTTGCAGTACTGGGCGGTACATGTGTCTGACATTACAAATGCAGCTCTACAAGCCATTGGTACGTACAGCAAAAACCTGAACGACTTCCGACTTGTCCTGCTTGATAGACAACCGCAGATAACCGAAATGCCCCTTGACAACGGGGTTCGTGCTTTGCTGAGTGGATGCACCAAACTCCAGAGGTTTGCATTTTATGTGAGACCTGGAGCTCTATCTGATGTTGGCCTTTCCTATGTTGGTGAATTAAGCAAGACCATCCGCTACATGTTGCTTGGAAATGTTGGGAGTTCTGATGATGGACTGCTGGCATTCGCAAGAGGATGCCCAAGCTTGCAGAAATTGGAGCTAAGGAGTTGCTGCTTCAGTGAACGTGCAATTGCTCTCGCGGCGTTACAGCTGAAGTCACTCAGATATCTGTGGGTGCAGGGATACTTAGCATCTCCTACTGGTGGCGAGCTCATGGCAATGGTACGCCCCTTCTGGAACATTGAGTTTATTGCTGCACCAAGTCAAAGCCAGCCAGGCCAGGCACAGATTCTGGCATACTACTCTCTGGCTGGGGCTAGAACAGATTTACCTCCGTCGGttattcccctccatccatctgtttGA
- the LOC127296138 gene encoding uncharacterized protein — protein sequence MSYSRGSRQSSYSRYRSRSRSVDSSDIENPGNNLYVTGLSSRITDRDLEKHFSAEGEVIDASIVLDPWTRESRGFGFVTMATLKEAERCIKYLDSSVLEGRVITVEKAKRRRGRNPTPGRYLGSKSSRGRRYYPSMSPIRRDRYSSRYSPEWERERSYSPYSRGRSYSRHDRRQSYSPYGIRRSCSPSDRSNSPYERRRSYSPYGRHRSYSPYDRRRSYYSRRHGHRYRSRSPYHYGRRRSHSYGRSVSPYYSRGSSPRDGRRGYSPSVSPCTSYSRSCSPVSEESRSCSPRKGYDEEVKQSRSRSSGKRHSRESYAHSRSSYSRSVSRERSSSSSA from the exons ATGTCGTACTCAAGAGGATCAAG GCAAAGTAGCTACTCCAGGTATAGGAGTCGTTCTAG GAGTGTGGATTCAAGTGACATTGAAAACCCTGGGAACAATCTATATGTGACTGGTCTGTCATCTCGTATAACAGATCGAGATTTGGAGAAGCACTTCTCTGCTGAGGGAGAG GTGATCGATGCAAGTATAGTACTTGACCCATGGACAAGGGAATCACGGGGCTTTGGATTTGTTACCATGGCCACTCTCAAGGAGGCAGAACGCTGCATCAAGTATTTGGACAGTTCTGTGCTGGAAGGTCGTGTCATTACTGTTGAGAAG GCAAAGAGAAGACGAGGTCGAAACCCAACACCTGGAAGGTATCTTGGCTCCAAATCGTCACGCG GACGGAGGTATTACCCAAGTATGTCCCCTATTAGGAGAGACCGTTACAGCTCACGGTACTCTCCTGAGTGGGAGCGGGAGCGGTCTTATTCTCCTTATAGCAGAGGACGATCGTACTCTCGCCATGACAGGAGGCAATCCTACTCACCTTATGGCATAAGGAGATCATGCAGTCCCTCCGACAGGTCCAACTCTCCATATGAAAGGCGCAGATCATACTCACCATATGGAAGGCACAGATCATACTCTCCCTATGACAGGCGTCGGTCATACTACTCACGTCGCCATGGTCACCGCTACCGTTCGAGATCTCCCTACCATTACGGAAGGCGGAGGTCACATTCCTATGGCCGTTCTGTTTCACCATACTACAGCAGGGGCTCTTCTCCTAGGGACGGAAGACGCGGCTATTCTCCAAGTGTGTCGCCATGCACGAGCTACTCGCGCAGCTGCTCTCCAGTATCAGAAGAATCGAGGAGCTGTTCTCCGAGGAAAGGATATGACGAGGAAGTCAAGCAATCGCGCAGCAGGTCATCAGGCAAGAGACATTCTAGGGAAAGCTATGCTCACAGCCGCAGCTCCTACTCGAGGTCTGTTTCTAGGGAGCGCTCCAGCTCATCTAGCGCCTGA